A single Mercenaria mercenaria strain notata unplaced genomic scaffold, MADL_Memer_1 contig_4315, whole genome shotgun sequence DNA region contains:
- the LOC128553781 gene encoding uncharacterized protein LOC128553781 — MTHFKQTLQIPPSTQMPTTTQPPTKEFCTKTTPPAVYTICTWDVKIDNIVSGIIHSTGQWETHITRKLYNVLKQDRNITFIDIGANIGYFSLLAASVGQTVVSVEPWNENIDKLRISIRKNIFEGKITILNNAVSNDRRVIHFHAPYKNNLGATRLLPDPTKTDINVFSATTIILNDLVNYIHTKDIVIKIDIEGNECRALEKSNEIFDKFNVLFISMEWVVMKNFEYEIDTACSRKNIEQMVEFLTKQNFVPFGFSNNLPLNPEENKKWTEVDVYWKPRNAES, encoded by the exons ATGACACATTTTAAGCAAACGTTGCAAATACCACCATCGACTCAGATGCCAACAACTACGCAACCGCCAACAAAGGAGTTTTGCACCAAAACGACTCCCCCCGCTGTGTATACCATATGTACGTGGGATGTAAAGATAGACAATATAGTTTCCGGAATAATACACAGTACAGGACAATGGGAGACGCATATAACACGAAAACTGTATAATGTTCTAAAGCAAGatagaaatataacatttattgatATTGGTGCTAACATTGGATATTTTAGTTTACTCGCTGCTTCAGTAGGACAAACGGTGGTTTCAGTAGAGCCATGGAACGAGAATATAGATAAGTTACGAATTTCTATTCGAAAAAACATATTTGAAGGCAAGATTACTATTTTGAATAACGCTGTTTCAAATGATCGGCGAGTGATACATTTCCATGCACCATACAAGAATAACCTAGGAGCTACAAGATTGTTGCCTGATCCAACTAAGACTGATATCAATGTTTTCTCAGCTACGACTATTATTTTAAACGACCTGGTAAACTACATCCATACTAAAGATATCGTCATTAAAATAGACATAG AAGGTAATGAATGCAGAGCACTAGAGAAGTcgaatgaaatatttgataaattcaatgtttTATTCATATCTATGGAATGGGTCGTGATGAAGAACTTTGAATATGAAATTGACACCGCTTGTTCACGGAAAAATATAGAGCAAATGGTGgaatttttgacaaaacagaaCTTTGTGCCTTTCGGGTTTTCCAATAATTTACCACTTAAtcctgaagaaaataaaaaatggacaGAAGTCGACGTATACTGGAAACCAAGAAATGCAGaaagttaa